From a region of the Mucilaginibacter auburnensis genome:
- a CDS encoding group III truncated hemoglobin, whose amino-acid sequence MKQDISSLDDIKLLVNTFYGGVQEDKLIGPIFNNIIQDWTPHLEKMYTFWQTVLLGDHTYFGSPFPPHAKLPVQPEHFERWLFLWRSTVDMFFKGEKAEEAKWRGKAMAEMFMAKISYFRERQTKPLI is encoded by the coding sequence ATGAAACAGGATATCAGCAGCCTTGACGACATAAAACTTTTAGTGAATACCTTTTACGGTGGTGTACAAGAGGATAAACTAATAGGCCCTATATTCAATAATATTATTCAGGATTGGACACCACACCTGGAAAAGATGTATACGTTTTGGCAAACTGTTTTATTGGGCGATCATACTTACTTCGGCAGTCCTTTTCCACCTCATGCCAAACTGCCTGTACAACCCGAACATTTTGAACGCTGGTTGTTTTTGTGGCGCTCAACTGTTGATATGTTTTTTAAAGGCGAGAAAGCCGAAGAAGCCAAATGGCGCGGTAAAGCCATGGCCGAAATGTTTATGGCCAAAATAAGCTATTTCAGAGAGCGGCAAACCAAACCGCTTATTTAA